One region of Erwinia tracheiphila genomic DNA includes:
- a CDS encoding type II secretion system protein N, producing MVRFTWLILFDRKKNFFISLASFLIVLTCIGVSILRTTSNNFSVLTGHEKRWPMVQDVNHITQMHLFGIKATPTIKPSGNDKQVACRIAEPDTFYFTVPRAESVASVRALVISTQVRFSVAIIDISGHQQLFSQGDTFNSSGEKIARILSDRVIIRKDGHCTALIFVE from the coding sequence ATGGTACGTTTTACATGGCTAATACTTTTTGACAGAAAAAAAAATTTTTTTATTTCGCTGGCTTCTTTTTTGATTGTTTTAACATGCATCGGCGTATCAATTTTACGGACAACTTCCAATAATTTTTCAGTCTTAACCGGGCATGAGAAGCGTTGGCCGATGGTACAGGATGTCAATCACATTACGCAGATGCATCTGTTTGGCATCAAAGCGACACCGACAATCAAACCCAGTGGTAACGACAAGCAAGTAGCTTGCCGCATCGCTGAACCCGATACATTCTATTTCACTGTACCGAGAGCAGAGAGCGTTGCCAGCGTGCGCGCGCTGGTAATCAGTACACAGGTACGTTTTTCAGTTGCCATCATAGATATTTCTGGGCATCAGCAGTTATTTAGCCAGGGTGACACTTTTAACAGCAGTGGTGAGAAAATTGCCAGGATCCTCTCCGATCGGGTGATAATCAGAAAAGATGGTCACTGCACTGCGTTAATTTTTGTCGAGTAA
- the gspM gene encoding type II secretion system protein GspM: MIIDLHRWRTPLIVLCVFIVLQGAAFWLLATVSGDAQIARCQLAWMQKQQDVVNWINHKPDSVAFSMPLVEAVTESASSAGIALPSPVSGGETVQITLTSVEFNRLILWLQQLQQTYGTKVLELELTSAAVGEVNVPRLVLGRPPRVQ, encoded by the coding sequence ATGATAATTGATCTACACCGCTGGCGCACGCCGCTTATCGTCCTCTGCGTCTTTATCGTGCTGCAGGGCGCGGCCTTCTGGCTACTCGCCACCGTCAGCGGCGATGCACAGATCGCCCGCTGCCAGCTGGCGTGGATGCAAAAGCAGCAGGATGTTGTGAACTGGATAAACCACAAGCCCGACAGCGTCGCTTTTAGCATGCCGCTGGTCGAGGCGGTCACGGAGAGCGCCAGTTCGGCAGGGATTGCGCTGCCGTCGCCGGTTAGCGGCGGCGAGACGGTGCAAATTACCCTCACCAGTGTCGAGTTTAACCGGCTGATTTTGTGGTTGCAGCAGCTGCAGCAGACCTATGGCACGAAGGTGCTGGAGCTGGAGTTGACCTCGGCCGCCGTTGGCGAAGTCAACGTGCCCCGGCTGGTTCTGGGGCGTCCGCCCCGGGTGCAGTAG
- the gspJ gene encoding type II secretion system minor pseudopilin GspJ yields the protein MNRQRGFTLLEMLLGMTLIAIVSLSAWYLLAGMSRSQQMMLSKGGKLKAINRVFNILSDDFSHAVMRTRAKAGATDLQLQTGDVSLVRLLRKEPRSAGVQLEQVEWYLQNNTLYRRSWLLAPGVQVINQRQLAGVSVFHLRFYQQGLWQPQLLSGDTLPQAVEITLAVNGLGEVQRLTLMGEQ from the coding sequence ATGAACCGCCAGCGCGGCTTTACCCTGCTGGAGATGCTCCTCGGCATGACACTTATCGCCATTGTCTCCCTCAGCGCCTGGTATTTGTTGGCCGGCATGAGCCGCAGCCAGCAGATGATGCTATCGAAGGGGGGAAAGCTCAAGGCCATTAACCGAGTGTTCAACATCCTGTCGGACGACTTCTCCCACGCGGTGATGCGCACCAGGGCAAAAGCAGGCGCGACGGATCTTCAGCTGCAAACCGGCGATGTTTCACTGGTTCGCCTGCTGCGCAAAGAGCCGCGCAGCGCAGGAGTACAGCTGGAGCAGGTGGAGTGGTATCTTCAAAACAACACCCTCTATCGCCGGAGCTGGCTGCTGGCACCAGGCGTGCAGGTCATTAACCAGCGCCAGCTCGCCGGCGTCAGCGTATTTCACCTGCGCTTTTACCAACAGGGGCTGTGGCAACCTCAGCTGTTAAGTGGCGATACGCTACCGCAGGCGGTTGAAATCACCCTGGCGGTGAACGGGCTGGGCGAAGTACAGCGGCTGACGCTGATGGGAGAACAGTAG
- a CDS encoding type II secretion system minor pseudopilin — MRPSAPAGERGMILLMVLLVISLIMVMIASLSRTGQTTRQSVSSAQQRLQAKWQLLGAEAAVAAELQLQLDGNGGILPDAASWLRSRSVRVSGGDVRYVLRDLGACFNLNWLLASVKKGQEGNQDILMPDAWFQQLLVRIGAGQSLSVQRLRDMLQGYLFRDDSQLLAVAVIPPAPWQRLLGQICVVSGLAENPKLNVNGLTSDQLPLLQAALKKPVDDGRLRQLLASRPDKGWKDQKEIPVALLDGLPITALFRYSSNDYQLSLESAAPGGNWILRTYLHYEKQKMHVVYRQFDDNTE; from the coding sequence GTGCGCCCGTCCGCCCCTGCTGGCGAGCGCGGCATGATTTTGCTGATGGTCCTGCTGGTCATCAGCCTGATCATGGTGATGATCGCCAGCCTTTCCCGCACAGGACAAACCACGCGCCAGAGCGTGAGCAGCGCACAGCAACGGCTGCAGGCCAAATGGCAGCTGCTGGGGGCGGAAGCGGCGGTGGCCGCCGAGCTCCAGCTCCAGCTGGACGGCAACGGCGGTATTCTGCCCGACGCCGCCAGCTGGCTGCGGTCGCGCTCGGTGCGGGTAAGCGGCGGCGATGTGCGCTACGTCCTGCGCGATCTCGGCGCATGCTTCAATCTCAACTGGCTGCTGGCAAGCGTAAAAAAAGGACAGGAAGGCAACCAAGATATACTGATGCCAGACGCCTGGTTTCAGCAGTTGCTCGTGCGCATCGGCGCTGGCCAAAGCCTCAGCGTTCAGAGGCTGCGGGACATGTTGCAGGGATATTTGTTTCGCGATGATAGCCAGCTGCTGGCAGTTGCCGTGATCCCCCCGGCCCCCTGGCAGCGTCTGTTGGGGCAGATTTGTGTCGTCAGCGGGCTCGCCGAGAACCCGAAGCTGAACGTCAACGGCCTGACATCCGATCAGTTGCCGCTGCTGCAGGCGGCGCTTAAAAAGCCGGTAGACGATGGGCGACTGCGACAGCTGCTGGCCAGCCGTCCCGATAAGGGCTGGAAAGATCAGAAAGAGATCCCGGTGGCCCTGCTTGATGGTCTGCCGATCACGGCGCTGTTTCGCTACAGCAGCAATGATTACCAGCTTTCGCTGGAGAGCGCAGCGCCGGGCGGCAACTGGATTTTGCGCACGTACCTTCATTATGAGAAACAAAAAATGCACGTAGTTTATCGTCAGTTTGATGACAACACAGAATGA
- the gspG gene encoding type II secretion system major pseudopilin GspG, with translation MAHSRYLRRGQKGFTLLEVMVVIVIIGLMAMLVIPNIMGSKAKADQQKAKADISMLESSLEMYHLDNNRYPTTEQGLQALVKKPVDDPLPAHYDDGGYIKHLPKDPWGHDYQLLNPGKHGSIDVYSIGSDGKEDTEDDIGNWAAESP, from the coding sequence ATGGCACATTCGCGCTATCTGCGTCGTGGACAAAAAGGTTTCACACTGCTCGAAGTGATGGTAGTCATTGTGATTATAGGGCTGATGGCAATGCTGGTTATTCCCAACATTATGGGCAGCAAGGCCAAAGCCGACCAGCAGAAGGCGAAAGCCGATATCAGTATGCTCGAGAGTTCGCTGGAGATGTACCATCTCGATAACAATCGCTACCCCACCACCGAGCAGGGGCTGCAGGCGCTGGTGAAAAAGCCGGTAGACGATCCACTCCCGGCCCATTATGACGACGGTGGCTATATCAAGCACCTGCCCAAAGATCCGTGGGGCCACGATTACCAGTTGCTGAACCCGGGCAAGCACGGCAGCATCGACGTTTACTCCATTGGGTCGGACGGTAAAGAAGATACCGAAGATGATATCGGCAACTGGGCCGCGGAGTCACCCTAG
- the gspD gene encoding type II secretion system secretin GspD: protein MDNIISSKNRGLLSVVFYSCFLFTHFACNEAAAASMEIGPSPDNTANSVVTPRFTAAFKNTDIREFINIVSKNLHKTIIIDSHVQGEVSVHSYEQLTADQYYQFFLNVLEVYGYTVITNSDNILKVVPSEKGERAALTAQKKKLNGAEIVVRIVPMQNLSGDSLAPILDKFNNNMGVGSVRYYKPGNSLLITGRADEVRTLEAIVLDLDKNSSNRTSVDIIPVRNTKPSVIKKAVTDIYSSSDDSSADSEFSRPKLVAEDQAKVLLVNGTDKARQTVRSIIARLDKVANAKDNSKVIFLKYTDAVDMAKLLSSYGGTNNDSDHNVQNAGDVGTGTGSSDGEHAQNDSSSNFGEQNQFLSNNSTQFSSDYGSSLNSGSPIFEGASVHADKANNALVVHAPEEEMREIESIINKLDIRRNQVLVEAIIVEIQDADGLNLGVSWANALGGGFGYNSDGDSNRVTRAANGFGENQPIASALKESGGLVAGFYHGNWGFLFSALESNKHNNILATPSIVTLDNRQAEFNVGQDIPILTGSQTTNSDNIFNTVERRTVGFKFKIRSMIDQGNTVQLYISQEISSLTDANTANIDSKLGAVFNIRTVNNVVQVENGETVVIGGLLDKEQNNRVSKVPLLGDIPWIGGLFRYTSHNDTKRNLMLFIRPHIIRVQDRYNDFTASQYASFKEDQQKDNPELVKSLEPHLSGRSASSRESIAHIQSNIAEFAREVAE from the coding sequence ATGGATAATATTATATCTTCAAAGAATCGCGGTCTTTTATCCGTTGTCTTTTATTCATGTTTTTTATTTACGCATTTTGCTTGCAATGAAGCTGCAGCTGCCTCCATGGAGATCGGGCCATCGCCAGATAACACAGCAAACAGTGTGGTTACTCCCCGCTTTACGGCGGCGTTTAAAAATACCGATATTCGTGAATTCATCAATATTGTCAGTAAAAACCTGCATAAAACCATTATCATTGATTCGCATGTGCAAGGTGAAGTCTCGGTGCACAGCTACGAGCAGCTCACGGCCGATCAGTACTATCAGTTTTTCCTCAACGTGCTGGAGGTGTACGGCTATACAGTAATTACCAACAGCGATAACATTCTGAAAGTGGTACCTTCTGAAAAAGGCGAGCGCGCGGCTCTGACCGCGCAGAAAAAAAAACTCAATGGCGCAGAAATCGTGGTCCGCATCGTGCCGATGCAAAACCTCTCAGGCGATTCGCTTGCGCCGATCCTCGACAAGTTCAACAACAACATGGGTGTGGGCAGCGTCCGCTACTATAAGCCAGGCAACTCGCTGCTGATAACCGGCCGTGCCGATGAAGTACGGACCCTTGAGGCCATCGTGTTGGATCTGGATAAAAACAGCAGCAACCGCACCTCGGTCGACATTATTCCGGTTCGCAATACCAAACCTTCCGTCATTAAAAAAGCGGTCACCGATATCTACAGCAGCAGCGACGACAGCAGCGCCGACAGTGAATTCTCGCGTCCGAAATTGGTGGCGGAGGATCAGGCAAAAGTGCTGCTGGTCAATGGCACCGATAAGGCACGCCAGACGGTGCGCAGCATTATTGCCCGGCTGGATAAGGTCGCCAATGCGAAAGACAATTCCAAGGTTATCTTCCTGAAATACACCGATGCGGTAGACATGGCAAAACTCCTCTCTTCCTACGGAGGAACAAACAACGACAGCGATCACAATGTACAAAACGCAGGTGATGTAGGCACTGGCACTGGCAGTAGCGATGGTGAGCATGCTCAGAACGATAGCAGCAGCAACTTCGGCGAGCAGAACCAGTTCCTGTCCAATAACAGCACCCAGTTCAGCAGCGACTACGGCTCTTCGCTCAACAGTGGTAGCCCGATATTTGAAGGAGCCAGTGTGCACGCGGACAAAGCCAATAACGCGCTGGTGGTTCATGCCCCCGAAGAGGAGATGCGTGAGATCGAGTCCATCATAAACAAGCTGGACATCCGCCGCAATCAGGTGCTGGTGGAAGCAATCATTGTTGAAATACAGGATGCCGATGGCCTGAATCTAGGTGTTTCGTGGGCCAACGCCCTGGGCGGCGGCTTCGGCTATAACAGCGACGGCGACTCCAACCGTGTAACCAGGGCGGCTAATGGCTTTGGCGAAAACCAACCGATTGCCTCGGCGCTGAAGGAGTCCGGCGGGCTGGTGGCAGGTTTCTATCACGGCAACTGGGGTTTTCTGTTCAGCGCACTGGAAAGCAACAAGCACAACAACATTCTGGCTACACCGAGCATCGTAACCCTCGACAACCGCCAGGCAGAGTTCAACGTCGGCCAAGATATTCCGATCCTCACTGGCTCTCAAACCACCAACAGCGATAACATCTTCAACACCGTTGAGCGCCGCACGGTGGGGTTCAAGTTTAAAATTCGCTCAATGATTGACCAGGGTAATACAGTACAGCTGTACATCAGCCAGGAGATCTCCAGCCTGACCGATGCCAACACCGCCAACATCGACAGCAAGCTGGGCGCGGTCTTTAATATCCGCACCGTCAACAACGTGGTGCAGGTTGAAAACGGCGAAACTGTGGTGATCGGTGGCCTGCTGGACAAAGAGCAGAACAACCGAGTCAGCAAAGTGCCGCTGCTGGGGGACATTCCGTGGATCGGTGGACTGTTCCGTTATACCTCCCACAATGATACCAAACGCAACCTGATGCTGTTCATTCGCCCACACATTATTCGTGTTCAGGATCGCTATAACGATTTCACCGCCAGTCAGTATGCCAGCTTTAAGGAAGATCAGCAGAAAGACAACCCCGAGCTGGTGAAATCGTTGGAACCTCACCTCTCCGGCAGGAGCGCAAGTAGCCGTGAGTCTATCGCTCATATCCAGAGCAATATTGCCGAATTTGCCCGGGAAGTAGCGGAATAA
- the gspI gene encoding type II secretion system minor pseudopilin GspI: protein MTECSATTATLASGQRGIVLLEILVALVILAVTGSEVIFFAAQQLTLISQLKATLYAGWVADNQLVQLHLSPGPRTREWVQGENLMGGRSWRWRYRYADSSVRGVDTLEIEVFRPGDRSSLVSVNTLVVAQ, encoded by the coding sequence GTGACGGAATGTTCAGCCACGACAGCGACGCTGGCCTCCGGTCAGCGCGGCATTGTGCTGCTTGAGATTCTGGTGGCGCTGGTGATCCTCGCGGTCACCGGCAGTGAGGTGATTTTCTTTGCTGCCCAGCAACTTACCCTTATAAGCCAGCTTAAAGCGACATTGTACGCGGGCTGGGTGGCGGATAACCAGCTGGTGCAGCTGCATCTCTCCCCCGGCCCTCGGACCCGCGAGTGGGTTCAGGGCGAAAACCTGATGGGCGGCCGCAGCTGGCGCTGGCGCTACCGCTACGCCGACAGCTCCGTGCGCGGCGTGGACACGCTGGAAATTGAGGTTTTTCGCCCCGGTGATCGCAGTTCGCTGGTCTCTGTCAACACGCTGGTAGTGGCACAATGA
- a CDS encoding prepilin peptidase has product MPVPTMSWFILSLLIGLCLGSIMNMVVYRLPAMLHAAPALNLFWPPSHCPRCDHRIRWYDNIPMFSWLALRGRCRSCRAPIGRRYLLLELSLGGWGVLCAWWLPPGLSWAAFMMYGALLMAMAWIDYLHRLLPDLLTQSLLWMGLLWHLVDDRVLLEDAVVGAIAGYLTLALIYWLGRWRYGFEVMGQGDMKCLAALGAWLGWQALPSVLLLASLFTLALALWHIVRKRAHRGSEFPFGPGLALAGLVFLYYPVQL; this is encoded by the coding sequence ATGCCTGTGCCTACAATGAGCTGGTTTATCCTGTCGCTGCTGATCGGCCTGTGCCTCGGCAGCATCATGAACATGGTGGTCTACCGACTACCCGCCATGCTGCACGCAGCACCGGCGCTTAATTTATTCTGGCCGCCTTCTCACTGTCCGCGCTGCGACCACAGGATTCGCTGGTATGACAATATTCCGATGTTTAGCTGGCTGGCGTTACGCGGACGCTGCCGCAGCTGCCGTGCGCCCATCGGCCGACGCTACCTCTTGCTGGAGTTGAGCCTGGGGGGGTGGGGAGTGCTCTGCGCGTGGTGGCTGCCGCCGGGTCTCAGCTGGGCGGCTTTTATGATGTACGGCGCGTTGCTGATGGCGATGGCGTGGATTGATTATCTGCATCGGCTGCTGCCCGATCTGCTGACTCAGTCGCTGCTGTGGATGGGGCTGCTGTGGCACCTGGTTGACGATCGGGTACTGCTGGAGGATGCTGTGGTGGGCGCGATTGCTGGCTACCTGACCCTGGCTCTGATCTACTGGCTGGGCCGCTGGCGCTATGGTTTTGAGGTCATGGGCCAGGGCGACATGAAGTGTCTGGCCGCGCTTGGTGCCTGGCTCGGCTGGCAGGCGCTGCCCTCGGTGCTCCTGCTAGCTTCTCTGTTTACGCTGGCTCTGGCGTTGTGGCACATTGTCCGCAAGCGCGCACACAGGGGCAGTGAGTTTCCGTTCGGTCCCGGCCTGGCACTTGCGGGGCTGGTGTTTCTCTATTATCCCGTCCAGCTGTAA
- the gspE gene encoding type II secretion system ATPase GspE translates to MKGKLLSLEWSQQHGILLGEQDGTPALFYRSGVAPLALMSAMRSIGSETPLLHLDDESFSSRLISRFQHSSSGASEVMAELGSELDMYQLADALPNHEELMNEDSDAPIVRLINAILSQAIKERASDVHIEPFGLLIAVRFRIDGVLHKMLEPERRLASMLVSRIKVMSKLDIAEKRMPQDGRISLRLGHQAIDVRVSVIPCSHGERVVMRLLDKNVVPLSLSHLGMSEALCKRVMMLANRPNGIFLVTGPTGSGKSTTLYAVISALNRAERNIMTIEDPVEYDIAGISQTQVNPKVEMTFAHGLRAILRQDPDVILIGEIRDHETAQIAVQASLTGHMVLATLHTNTSVGAITRLQDMGVEPFLLSGSLSGVLAQRLVRRLCKHCRRPVTLIKEECQSLGVPWRDGLAAWVPGGCEHCHHSGYRGRTSLHEILVLNGTMRSRIHQNVNEAELVALSDNFMSLRLDGFAKILVGVTSVEEVLRATGEVEGNEI, encoded by the coding sequence ATGAAGGGGAAACTGCTCAGTCTCGAGTGGTCGCAGCAGCATGGAATATTGCTGGGCGAGCAGGATGGCACCCCGGCGCTGTTCTACCGCTCCGGTGTTGCCCCTCTGGCGCTGATGAGCGCGATGCGCAGCATCGGGAGCGAAACGCCACTGCTGCATCTGGACGATGAGAGTTTCTCCAGCCGACTAATTAGCCGCTTTCAGCATAGCAGCTCTGGTGCCAGCGAAGTGATGGCCGAGCTGGGCAGCGAGCTGGATATGTATCAGCTGGCAGATGCCCTGCCGAACCACGAAGAGCTGATGAACGAAGACAGCGATGCGCCCATCGTCCGGCTGATTAACGCCATTCTCAGCCAGGCGATCAAAGAACGCGCGTCGGACGTGCATATTGAGCCATTCGGGCTGCTCATCGCGGTGCGTTTTCGCATCGACGGCGTGCTGCACAAAATGCTGGAGCCCGAGCGGCGGCTGGCTTCTATGCTGGTTTCACGTATTAAGGTGATGTCCAAGCTGGACATCGCAGAAAAACGTATGCCGCAGGACGGGCGTATCAGCCTGCGCCTCGGCCATCAGGCTATCGATGTACGCGTCTCGGTGATCCCCTGTAGCCATGGTGAGCGGGTGGTCATGCGCCTGCTGGATAAAAATGTGGTGCCGCTATCACTTTCCCACCTGGGAATGTCAGAGGCGCTGTGCAAGCGGGTAATGATGCTTGCAAACCGTCCTAACGGCATCTTTCTGGTCACTGGCCCCACTGGATCCGGGAAAAGCACCACGCTGTACGCGGTCATCTCGGCGCTCAACCGCGCCGAGCGCAATATCATGACCATCGAAGATCCAGTGGAGTACGACATCGCCGGCATATCCCAGACCCAGGTAAACCCGAAAGTTGAGATGACTTTTGCACACGGGCTGCGGGCCATCCTGCGCCAGGACCCTGACGTGATTCTGATTGGCGAAATTCGCGATCACGAAACGGCACAAATTGCGGTGCAGGCTTCCCTGACCGGCCACATGGTGCTTGCGACCCTGCACACTAACACCTCCGTGGGGGCAATCACCCGCCTGCAGGACATGGGGGTAGAGCCTTTTTTGCTATCCGGCTCGTTGAGCGGCGTGCTGGCTCAACGGCTGGTGAGGCGGTTGTGCAAGCACTGCCGCCGTCCGGTGACCCTGATCAAAGAAGAGTGCCAGTCGCTGGGTGTCCCTTGGCGCGACGGCCTCGCGGCGTGGGTGCCCGGCGGCTGTGAACACTGCCACCACTCGGGCTACCGGGGGCGCACCTCGCTGCATGAAATTCTGGTGCTCAATGGCACCATGCGCAGCAGGATCCATCAGAATGTCAACGAGGCGGAGCTGGTGGCCCTGAGCGACAATTTCATGTCGCTGCGCCTGGACGGCTTTGCCAAGATCCTGGTTGGCGTTACCAGCGTTGAAGAGGTGCTGCGCGCCACCGGCGAGGTTGAAGGCAATGAGATATAG
- the gspL gene encoding type II secretion system protein GspL: MAWWCGDPQTPHEAQSGELSSAAALNELPDSMRSLPAVLWLPAEQCVLEPVTFSGKSRLRPAQLAQLLGESLGEDLDGWLWWRLPTKASRLLLLGCPAAWLNEVLNAINACGLHIVQLLPELAALPDDDAVITFAGGRWLYRERDGLGAWLHPSWVANILPQWRDPAQLTLYGPAPIAGVSWAAQHDDCGEALLARRSADCAINLLSQLPTSLQPRSRTRYWPWTVGLAAAAMVLALGATLTSALHLHLQASQDKQKISALYKHWLPQDKREDTDEVDRLRRYRRSFIQQFGSINFFNAFCQYVQFQRQWQAPKVQKLAFDDKRALVVEVNLSEADAKRAAEQAKQANIAVKFGAAAQGRITVTFTLRGPNDN, translated from the coding sequence ATGGCGTGGTGGTGTGGTGATCCTCAGACGCCGCACGAGGCGCAGTCCGGCGAACTGTCCAGTGCCGCTGCGCTGAATGAACTGCCGGATAGCATGCGTTCGCTTCCTGCCGTGCTGTGGCTGCCTGCCGAACAGTGCGTACTGGAGCCGGTAACCTTCAGCGGTAAATCGCGGCTGCGCCCGGCGCAGCTGGCACAGCTGCTGGGTGAAAGCCTCGGCGAAGATTTGGATGGCTGGCTATGGTGGCGCCTACCGACAAAAGCATCCCGGCTGCTGCTGCTGGGGTGTCCTGCTGCGTGGCTGAACGAGGTGCTGAACGCGATAAACGCCTGCGGCCTGCACATCGTGCAGCTGCTGCCGGAGCTGGCTGCCCTGCCTGACGACGACGCGGTGATAACCTTCGCCGGCGGCCGCTGGTTGTACCGTGAGCGCGACGGGCTGGGAGCTTGGCTGCATCCGAGCTGGGTGGCCAACATCTTGCCTCAGTGGCGCGATCCTGCCCAGCTGACGCTGTACGGCCCGGCACCGATAGCTGGTGTCAGCTGGGCGGCTCAACATGACGACTGCGGGGAGGCGTTGCTCGCACGCCGCAGCGCAGACTGCGCCATAAACCTGCTTTCGCAGCTGCCTACATCGCTGCAGCCCCGCAGCCGCACGCGCTACTGGCCTTGGACCGTTGGGCTGGCCGCAGCAGCAATGGTGCTGGCCTTGGGCGCAACGCTTACGTCTGCCCTGCACCTGCACCTGCAGGCTAGCCAGGACAAGCAGAAGATAAGCGCGCTATATAAGCACTGGTTACCACAGGACAAGCGCGAAGACACAGACGAAGTGGATCGCCTCCGGCGCTATCGGCGCAGCTTTATACAGCAGTTCGGTAGCATCAATTTCTTCAACGCCTTCTGCCAGTACGTCCAGTTTCAGAGACAGTGGCAAGCTCCCAAAGTGCAGAAGCTGGCATTTGACGATAAGCGCGCACTGGTCGTGGAAGTGAACCTGAGCGAAGCCGACGCGAAGCGCGCCGCAGAGCAGGCGAAGCAGGCGAACATTGCTGTAAAATTCGGAGCGGCGGCGCAGGGAAGAATTACCGTCACTTTTACGCTGCGGGGGCCAAATGATAATTGA
- a CDS encoding YdgH/BhsA/McbA family protein, whose product MCHYIKTITVTEDTVNSYMDKISKSADKAGAEYFVIKGFNTVGNGSQSSPANVNLEKSDSFAPSFFS is encoded by the coding sequence GTGTGCCACTACATAAAGACCATTACCGTCACGGAAGATACGGTTAACAGCTACATGGACAAAATATCAAAATCCGCAGATAAGGCAGGGGCTGAATATTTTGTCATCAAAGGATTTAACACGGTAGGTAACGGCAGCCAGTCCTCCCCTGCAAACGTTAACTTGGAAAAATCTGACTCATTTGCTCCCTCTTTCTTTTCCTGA
- the gspF gene encoding type II secretion system inner membrane protein GspF: MRYSFLASDSQGQEIRGTLEANSESHLRDLLREKKMTLLAARQRENATGLRRRQQRISDADLSLMTRQLATMVASSMPLDEALHAVAHQSEKPAVARVVQQLREMVVSGLSFEQALLSFPHTFERFYCAMVAAGEASGYLNVVLLRLAQYIEKRQIMKNKLVQVLLYPALLTLVTIGVVTILLTSVVPQVMSQFIQMKVELPWTTRLLLTLSDSIRDFGVPVVAVLMGGLMAWRWSLRKPENMLCFHRRMLRIPIAGRLAREINAARYAKTLCILTASAVPLLESMRIAARVLANSYARQQLTDACEQVYEGKSLHQALSATRLFSPMMNHMIAAGERSGELNQMLEHAADLQDEILNHRLTLSLGIFEQALIIVMASAVLFIIMSILQPILKLNTMVG; encoded by the coding sequence ATGAGATATAGCTTTCTGGCCTCCGACTCGCAGGGGCAGGAGATCCGCGGCACCCTTGAGGCGAATTCAGAATCACACCTGCGCGACCTGCTGCGCGAGAAAAAAATGACCCTGCTTGCTGCCCGGCAGCGGGAAAACGCCACAGGCCTGCGCCGCCGCCAGCAGCGCATAAGCGATGCCGATCTGTCGCTTATGACCCGCCAGCTAGCGACCATGGTCGCCTCGTCGATGCCGCTGGACGAAGCGCTTCACGCAGTGGCCCATCAGTCGGAAAAGCCCGCCGTGGCCCGCGTGGTCCAGCAGTTACGGGAAATGGTCGTATCCGGCCTGAGCTTCGAGCAGGCGCTTCTCAGCTTTCCCCACACCTTCGAGCGATTTTACTGCGCAATGGTAGCAGCCGGAGAAGCCAGCGGCTATCTCAACGTGGTTCTGCTGCGTCTTGCCCAGTACATCGAAAAGCGCCAGATCATGAAGAATAAACTGGTGCAGGTGCTTCTCTACCCTGCGTTGCTGACGCTGGTGACTATCGGCGTCGTGACCATTCTGCTCACCTCGGTGGTGCCGCAGGTAATGAGCCAGTTTATCCAGATGAAAGTTGAGCTGCCGTGGACTACCCGCCTGCTGCTGACCCTCAGCGACTCAATTCGCGACTTCGGTGTGCCGGTGGTGGCGGTTCTGATGGGCGGTCTGATGGCCTGGCGCTGGTCGCTGCGCAAGCCGGAAAATATGCTGTGCTTTCACCGGCGGATGCTCAGGATTCCCATCGCTGGTCGGCTGGCGCGGGAGATTAATGCTGCGCGCTACGCCAAAACGCTCTGCATTCTTACCGCCAGCGCCGTGCCGCTGCTGGAGTCGATGCGCATCGCCGCCCGAGTGCTGGCCAACAGCTATGCCCGCCAGCAGTTGACCGACGCCTGTGAGCAGGTATACGAAGGCAAAAGCCTGCACCAAGCGCTGTCCGCCACTCGTCTGTTTTCACCGATGATGAACCACATGATCGCCGCCGGCGAGCGCAGCGGCGAGCTGAACCAGATGCTGGAGCACGCCGCCGATCTGCAGGACGAGATCCTCAACCACAGGCTGACGTTGTCGCTGGGCATTTTTGAACAGGCGCTGATCATCGTGATGGCCTCGGCAGTGCTGTTCATCATCATGTCGATTCTGCAACCGATTCTTAAACTCAATACTATGGTAGGATAA